The region ATATTTTAATTATGTTTATTTTACTGGGCATGATCTTATTTTGGTTATTGAATACTAGTTTCAAATATTTTGAATTTTGGACAGGAAATTCCCCCTAAATTACTGTTTAGTATTTTAAACAAGTCTATGTGATCCAACATAGAACCTCAGTTTACAGAACCCATTACCCAACCTTATCAAATTTCAATGGGTTGGGTTCTTCGACGGATTTTCAATTTTGTTGTCAAAACTGTCCGATCCGTTCAGTTATGGGTTGAATTGAGTTTGTGGGATGtgttttaaattaaaaatattttttaatttaaaccctaaacctggaaaaaatgtggtttaaaacaaaagcttcaaaaattttcgtatacctaAGACAacgcttttgtaaaaagcgctgtctaagggggggattagaaagcgctttaggcaaaagcgctgtctaagggggggcttagacagcgctttttgaaaagcgctgtctaaggtatacctaaaaaaattaaaataggagggtcttagaaagcgcttttggccaaagcgctgtctaagggggtggggcttagacagcgcttttcaaaagcgctgtctaaggtatacctaaaaaatttaaaataagagggtcttataaagcgcttttggccaaagcgctgtctaaggggggggggcttagacagcgcttttaagatttaaaaaagcgctgtctaaacctttagcagcggaggtttagacagcgctttaaagcgctgtctaaggctaaaaaaagcgatgtctaaggtcttgtttgttgtagtgcATTCCTTCGAAAAACAATCGAATAAATGTACCAAAAGAAAACACAGCTCGAACACATTCTCCTCCGTCCGGATACCTACGTCGGTTCAATTGGAAAAACACACTCAGATCTCTGGGTTTACGAAAACGATGAAATGGTTCACCGTGCTGTTCGTATGTTCCCAGACTCTTGAAGATCTTCGACGAGATCCTCGTTAACGCGACCGATAATAACAGAGAGATCCGTCTATGGATTCGTTGAAGGTTACGATAGATCCGGAAGCGAACGCGGTTTCTGTTTACCACAACGGCGACGGTGTTCCGATTGAGATTCATCAGGAGGAGAAGATTTATGTTCCTGAGTTGATCTTCGGTCACCTTCTTACTAGTAGTAACCATGATGATAATGTGAAGAAAACTACCGGTGGACGGAATGGTGATGGTGCTGAGCTCACGAATATTTTTTTCACTGAGTTTATCATTGAGACTGCTGATGGTCTTCAATGGTTCTGATGAAGATTCGTGAGATTGCTGAAGCTTACCTTGGCTCTGCAATTAAGAATGTCGTTGTTACTGTCCCTGCTTACTTTGTTGATTCTCAGCGTCAAGCTACCAAGGATGTTGGTGTTATTGCTGGTCTTAATGTCATGCGAATCATCAATGAGTCCACTGCTGCTGCCATCACATATGGGCTAGACAAGAAATCAACAAGTGTTGGTGAAAAGAATGTCTTGATTTTTGACCTTGGTGGTGGTACTTTTGATGTCTCTTTGCTTACTATTGAAGAGGGTATCTTTGAGGTGAAAGCCACTGCCGGAGACACCCATCTTGGAGGTGAGGATTTTGATAATAAAATGGTGAACCATTTTGTTCAAGAGTTCAAGAGAAAGAACAAGAAGGACATCAGCGGTAACCCTAGGGCACTCAGGCGATTGAGGACTGCATGTGAGAGGGCGAAAAGAACTCTTTCATCTACTGCCCAGACTACCATTGAAATTGACTCTCTATTTGAGGGAATTGATTTCTACTCCCCTATCAACTCTCATTATtattattcattttaattttgttttattattagAGCTAGGGATTTAATTGTGGAATTGGCTTTGGGCCCTAATTTCATTTTAACATCCTTTAATTGCTTGTGCATCTCATATACGTGCATATTCTTTTTAtatttataatttgtttttaattatttgaTCACTTATTTATTCATTTGATTTCAAATTCATTTTGAGAGTGAACAATAAAAATTGAATGATTGAGAATTCCACCGATTTATTTTCTGAAATCGCCAAATCCTTTTTCTCATTAAAATATGCATCTCATATACGTGCATATTCTTTTTAtatttataatttgtttttaattatttgaTCACTTATTTATTCATTTGATTTCAAATTCATTTTGAGAGTGAACAATAAAAATTGAATGATTGAGAACTCCACCGATTTATTTTCTGAAATCGCCAAATCCTTTTTCTCtttaaaatttgaagaaaaagattatcctggatggaatatccagtcataatcctgaatattaggctcaagctgtaagagcttgtaagccataaatattcgtcttctctccaaaacacctgtaaatatctcaaaccatcttcttattgaagttggaagaaaaagattacctggatggaatatccagtcgtaatcccgaatattaggctcaagctgtaagagcttgcaagccatgcatattcgtcttccctccaaaacattcgtaaatattcgaaccattttcttaacaaattggaaagaaacagactgcctgggtggaatgtccagacgtagtcccgagtattagacctaagctgtaagagcttgcaagtcacaagtactcgtctttcaaattccaaaatacttaattccgATCTTAACCTcttttaataaagatggaaatggaacatggtgtataccgtgcactcctgagattaagatttGAGGTGGATGCCTCGtctatcttagctctcgccatcatttaaaattgtcaatgcggtttcttcataccctttctcaatcaaatttaaaacacttaattctttattaaacacttttgtcaataaagatggaaatggaccatggtgtataccgtgcactcctgagactaggattcgagatggatatctcgctcatccaagttctcgccattactcaaaaatacacccaaccaatcaaactattttctcgccgccgtgcgactaatcaaaaaccttttcataaacgaaagatatattgtcttaaggtgatgcaaagcaatgtttcatccatgattgttgagtcgagataagtgacgtttttccgaatgatgatttgtaaatccactcgatgtgtggtatacgtccgctcctcatctgttttgggtaaaacaatgttttcgtcgattaatataatatagctttcgctaaaatcgaccaacaaacaaacattttctacccagaactacgtaagccttgatttctctattgagatacgtaggagcaagatttgtaaatcttgtcaggcccactaataaaaaaacttaggtttagtccttcgtcaaaaaaatccaaaaaacattctcctctcatcctttctttctttcccacctgATAACTTAAAGtctaacatttcaaactaacactaacgcgcacaactaacctaatggttcccgttgagtacaacggacgtgaggggtgctaataccttccccttgcgtaatcgactcccgaaccttgatttggttgcgacgaccataatcattgtcattttatctttggttttatcgatatttcccctttcctttttaggaataaataaagttcggtggcgactctgttcagtccatcattgcgagcgtgcgattgcgtTTCGCTAAGTCGTGTCTCTCATTTTTCTAGGTGCGATAATAAGTTAAAAGATAGATAGATGGTTGGACAAAATTGGAGTATGACAGTTGCCCTTATTTAATTGTGTTGAACTCGAAAGGATTAATAGTCGTAGTTTTAGAAATGATAAAACCTCAAGTTAAGGGTAAGACACTaaggttcgggagtcagttaagtaAGGGGAATGTGTTAGGAACCCCTCACTTATATTGTATTCAATGGGATCCTCATATAATCCTAGGGTTAGTTTGTGTTTCTAAGGGAATGTTTGCTCATATTATTTGCTTAAGGTAAAGAACGACGATAAGGTACAATTCAAAGGTGAAACCTACGACAATGGAAGAGTGTGACCTAATACTGAAACAGATAGTATAACTATCTAAGAATGGTAATATATACCCAAATTGGGGAGGGAGTTTTCGAGTACGATACAAAATATCACATTGGGCATACTTGATACAAGCTATAAAGTATTTAAAGAGAAGAAATTCTGAGGACTTGGAATATTATTAATTTAAGATATTATTATAGTTGAATGGAGCCTCTAAGGCCAAACATTATGTAACTTTTATTTTTACTCAATAAATCAATAACCCTTAGGGTCACACTTTTTCCTCGCAAGGGTAAGGTGTTTAATGAGACTGTGTGATTGTTTTAATTAACCATGCATTATGCCATAGGTAAAAATCTTAAATGATAGACTTAGAAGACGATCAGAACTCTTGTGGGACTCTGAGACCCTTTAGGGTATCCATCAGGATCTTGGTAGGACTTTAAAGCGTTATAAAGTGTCCATCAGAACCGTAGGGGACTCTAAAGCTCTCCAAAGTATCTGTCAGAACCTTAGTAGGACTCTAAAACCTTTTAGGTGTCCATTAAAACCTTAATAGGACTCTGAAGCCATTTGGGGTATCCATCAAAACCTTTATATGATTCAAAATCTCTACGCGGTATCCATCAGAACCTTATTGGGACTCTAACAAGGAGGGTTAAATTACTTAAACCAATTACAACAAACATAAAAATAGAAGGTAATATCCTAGGTGGATGGGACATCTTAGGGTGAGGTCTCTAGTTTGACAGTATTGTGAGTGCAATATGCTCTTAATGTACTTTGAATGATATCAAAACTAGGTATCTTATATCCTTGTGTATTTGGACCTCACAATCTCAAacatgcatcatcatcatcatagAACATGTAAGACTAGATTACATAAGGCATTGCATGCCTAAAATATGCATTCTTCATAAAAAGACATGCATGGGTTGATACATGTTGAGTATGGGTTGATACATACTACGTGGAATTCAAATGAGTTTGGGTTTGCCTCTAATGAGTCGATACAATCGAGTAATGATTCGATACATCCTGTGATTGGGTCAACTCATTCTTGTTTGGGTCGACTCAATCTGAAAGATGTTTTTCAAAGATTGTCATTGCCTCAAATGAGTCGATACAAATGAAAAATGGGTTGATACATTGAGCGGATGGATCGACTCTCCCGTGTTTAGAGTTGACTCATCCTGAAACATTTTTCTCTCAAACTAGTTAATACCTACAATGTATCGTCTTTGTTTGCTTCGTATTAACTCATTCAACTGATGTATTGACTCATTCCATTTTAGATTTAATACATTCTGTACCAAATTTTAAAAATTACATTTTGgataaaaatatatttttactCATTTCTTTTCTACATTCACACATACATATAAATATGTATTCATGCGTCATTTATAAGCATTGAATCCTGAAAGATACAAAGaattctcatcatcttcaacctctttTGACGCATTCATCAACTAGACATAATCATTTCTTATTGTTTGTTGGCAAAAAAGATTGATAAGGTCCAATTTAGGATTGTGTAATCAAAATGGGTTAAGGTTTTCTTTGGGGGATTTTATAACACCAAATTACACCGTTATTTTGACTCGTTTTATacatgttttattatcattttacCTCCATTTCCAGTGTTATGTGGGTATTTTGTCTGCATTTAAGGTATTTGACCATATAGGATCCATGTGTGAAGAAACGAAGCAATTTGGATGCAAAACAAAGAAACAATGGGAAATTACACACAAGATGACCTACATGACATTTGCCATGGAGAATGCCATATAAAGAGTGACGTGTCCCACTCACCAACGGAAAGATTTACCCATTCTTCCACACGTTGGAAAGGTGGTGTTCGCCACCTTGGCATGGCATTCGCCATCCTTTGTGAAGGTCAGGCAGTTAGAAAATGGACTTGCTTGGTCTCCCACTCACTCCATGCACTCATACATTCTCTCCCATGAATGAAAAAGCTTCCCACTTAATATTTTGGACCTTGGAACATTATAAATAGGCGATAAGCTTCATTTTCCGAGGCATCCAAGCTTAGCACAATCTTAAGCACTAGAATTACCGGTTAAAATTATAACTtgtcacatcgaggggttataGCACCAGAGAGCATTAAGTTTGTACGAAGTTTGGAGCACTTTATTGTATCACAGTTTAATCTTGCCTCCATTTATATTTCTTAAAAATCTTCATCAATTTATTATGTACTAGATTCAAGCCTCTATTTGGAGCAAGTTATTATCATATTACGCATTTTATTATCGCTTTGTTTATTTACTCGCACTTTACTTTCCTCGTCTCTCACAACTTCTTTTATTTCTAAGTCTTATTTCTCGCACCGTATTGCTTTCAATTACCTTTCCAAAATGTTTACTTCTAACTTTCAAAACTATGTTTTCATGTTTGTCATAAGCATGTCAAGCTAATTTATTAATACTAGGATGTGAGGACCGTCATTTGGCGGTACTCTAACTGTTGTTTCTTTAGGATTTCAATTGTGGGTTATTTTGGTTTTAATACAATTTTTCTGAACTCAATTTAATTGGTCattattgtcataccccaattttgtccggccattttggtttatccatgaGATTGCTTTGTTTCAAAAGGGCCATTTACATAGACATGTCCATGATTAATGTTGCAAAATatggtttgaatctttttacgACACTGATCCAAAAGTCCATTCGATTATCAGTAAGTATTAAGAGACATGATTATTTTTATGATCACTTGTCATTAAACCCATTTGCACATTTCAAACAAAGACCAAATCTCTAAACCGTTCATAAAAAAAACCTTAAACTAAACTTGCATCTTTTCTAAATATGACTGTGTTTAGTTTATATCAGGATACCACATATATGAGTATTAGATTGGTTTTTAGGATCAAGTTTGAAATCGCAACATTTTTTTGTAGCATGTTTTATGCTAGACCTTTTGGCATGTTTTATTAATGTGCTAAAGTTAATCGAGTTGAAAATCCATTAAAATTACATTTTTGGGCCCAACCCATT is a window of Lathyrus oleraceus cultivar Zhongwan6 chromosome 6, CAAS_Psat_ZW6_1.0, whole genome shotgun sequence DNA encoding:
- the LOC127093704 gene encoding heat shock 70 kDa protein 3 gives rise to the protein SMVLMKIREIAEAYLGSAIKNVVVTVPAYFVDSQRQATKDVGVIAGLNVMRIINESTAAAITYGLDKKSTSVGEKNVLIFDLGGGTFDVSLLTIEEGIFEVKATAGDTHLGGEDFDNKMVNHFVQEFKRKNKKDISGNPRALRRLRTACERAKRTLSSTAQTTIEIDSLFEGIDFYSPINSHYYYSF